In Trifolium pratense cultivar HEN17-A07 linkage group LG7, ARS_RC_1.1, whole genome shotgun sequence, a genomic segment contains:
- the LOC123893600 gene encoding pathogenesis-related thaumatin-like protein 3.5, which produces MLFTSLVISTCNVASGTMFTIENRCNKTIWPGTLSGNGAELLGDGGFLLSPGSSVQFTAPLGWSGRFWGRTGCNFDDAGNRNCITGDCTGGLKCNGGGAPPVTLAEFTIRSGNGDKDFYDVSLVDGYNVGIGIQATGGTGDCQYAGCVADLNGQCPAELQVTEEGGSVVACKSACAAFNTEEFCCTGEHSSPQSCSPTQYSEMFKIACPSAYSYAYDDASSTCTCSGADYHITFCPTASS; this is translated from the exons ATGCTTTTCACCTCTCTCGTTATCTCCACAT GTAATGTAGCTTCGGGGACAATGTTTACCATAGAAAACCGTTGTAACAAAACAATCTGGCCAGGAACTCTTTCCGGCAATGGCGCTGAACTTCTTGGAGATGGGGGATTTTTACTGTCGCCTGGATCGTCTGTTCAGTTCACCGCTCCGTTAGGATGGTCAGGGCGTTTCTGGGGTAGAACTGGCTGCAACTTTGATGATGCTGGTAACAGGAATTGCATCACCGGAGACTGCACCGGGGGATTGAAATGCAATGGAGGAGGTGCTCCTCCGGTTACACTGGCGGAATTTACAATCAGAAGCGGGAATGGAGATAAAGACTTTTACGACGTCAGTTTGGTTGACGGTTACAATGTGGGGATAGGGATACAGGCAACTGGTGGAACTGGTGACTGTCAGTATGCAGGTTGTGTTGCAGACTTAAATGGTCAATGTCCGGCAGAGTTGCAAGTAACGGAGGAAGGGGGTTCTGTGGTGGCGTGTAAGAGTGCATGTGCGGCGTTTAATACAGAGGAATTTTGTTGCACCGGTGAGCATTCAAGTCCACAGAGTTGTAGTCCAACACAGTACTCAGAGATGTTTAAGATTGCTTGCCCCTCTGCATACAGTTATGCTTATGATGATGCTTCAAGCACTTGCACATGTTCTGGAGCCGATTATCATATCACTTTTTGTCCAACTGCTTCCTCTTAG